The genome window GCATCGGGGATCACTCCAGCGGTGGAATGCGAAGCGGCGGTTCACTCGCCTGCAACCGACGCCAATTGGCGTGCAGCTCTGCCTCGTGGAGACTAGCCCATTCGACGACGAGTGCCAACACCCGCGGGGGGAGGCGGCCGCCGAGAACGCCGACCGGTGTGATGCGCAGCTGGCACTCTTCTCCAGCGTACGTGGCGTGACAGTGCGGTGGGTCGTGATCCGAGAAGTACATCCGGATCACAATTCCGAAAAAGCGCGAGATCTCTGGCATGAGAGATCATCTCATCGAGCCCGCTCGCCGCGTTGCTCGAACGAGCGCAGCGGGCGGCCAATTGCTGCCAGGCGATCAGAATCGCATCTCCTCGTCGCGTTTATTGGTACCTAACCGAGTGGCGAGCCGGCCCGTCGGTATCCGTGATTTCAGGCACGCGAGCCCTGCTTGCTTGTCTGTATCCCATAGGATATAGTCAATTATGCCCGCCAAAATGAAGCTCACTCGCTGGGATCCGGTCGACCACCTGAGGACCCCCGCGGATATGGCGCACTACCTCGAAGCGGCGATCGACGATGGCGACCCGCAGCTCATCACCGCGGTTCTCGGCGACATCGCTCGCGCCAAGGGGATGACGCACGTGGCCCGTGAAAGCGGCCTCGGCCGCGAGTCGCTCTACAAGGCACTCTCCGAGAATGGCAATCCGGAATTCGCGACGATCCTCAAAGTGATCGCGGCGCTCGGCCTGAAGCTGAAGGCGGTGCCGGTGAAAAAGTGAGGAACTGGGTCATGGTGAGTTGTCACCCCGGGCCGTCGACCTGGCGGGTGCTCAATGACGCGACGCCTGGGGTCTCCGAAGTCGGGTGGGCCGGACAATCGCCTGACATTGAGATACTTGCCAAGCAACTATTCGCGTTCCCTCTGCGGTCCTGCCCATACGACCTCGGGGACCCCAGGCGTCGCGTCTCCATTCTCCCGTCTGCCCGATGGCCCGGGGTGACAACCCCCCTCCCGCTTCCCCCTTCCCGTCAGGTTATTCTGTCCTGATGACCGACTCCCCGCTCCCACCCTGCCCCTCCTGCCACTCGGTCTACACCTACGAGAACGGCCCGCTGCTGGTCTGCCCGGAATGCGCCTTCGAGTGGGATCCCGTGCTGCCCGAGACCATTCCGGCTGCCCTGGTAGTGCGCGATGCCAACGGCACCGTGCTCGCCGACGGCGACACGGTGACGCTGATCAAGGATCTCAAGCTCCGCGGTTCGTCGCAGGTGGTGAAGGTGGGGACCAAGGTGAAGAACATCCGTCTCGTCGACGGCGATCACAATATCGATTGCAGGATTGATGGGGTGGGGGAGATGGGGCTGAAATCAGAGTTCGTTAAGAAGGTTTGATGGGGAAGGGGGAAGGGGGAAGGGGGAAGGGAGTTGTCACCCTGAGCGAAGCGAGGGGGCGGAGCTCCGCTCCTTCGACTTCGCCCGCTTCGCGGGCTACGCTCAGGATGACATTCGTCTCCCTTCCCCCTTCCCCCTTCCCCATCCCATCACCCCCAATCGACGACGACCGGATTGTGATCACTCAGCCGCGTCCACACCGCCCCACTCAGCACCCGCGCCGCACGCACCTTTCTCCGCTTCGCCACGTTCACGAATATCCCATCGCAGTGATAGGGGGTCTGCGGCGCATTCATCCAGCGTAGCGTCTGCGCGAGCGGCACGCCGGGGTTGCCGATGCACCAGGCGCTCTGCAAACCGAAATCGCGTTCGAGTCGATCGAGGAATTCGTGATCGGGCTTTGAGGTGCGGCGCGCCTCATCATCGCGACGGCGACCCGCAGTGATGTTCCAGTCGCCGCCGAGAATGACATTGCTCCCCGCGACAATCGGCCGCAACAGATCGAGCAGCGCGTGCGCCGACTTGTGGTAGTTGCCCCGGATCGGCGGGATGTGCACCGAGAAGACGTAGCCATTGCGCCACGCGCCGCCGACGACCCATCCGGTGAAGCCGGGAATTGGAATCGGGGTGACCCTGCCGCGCTTGAGCAGAACCGCGGATCCCCAGCGGCGGCCGGGCACCTGCTCCCAATGCGTACGCGGCAGCCCCGATTCCTTGCTCTCCTGCACCAGCAGCACGTCGGGCGTGGTCGCCGCGATGATTGCCTCCCAGTGGAGAGGGGAGCCGCCCTGGCGGAGGTTGAAGGAGGTGAGGCGCATGGAGGCTCGAGCTGGGAAGGAAATGGTGCCGCGCGAGCGCGGCACCCACATAGGAGCAAGAGCCTACCAGAGCGCGGCACCCACATAGAAGCAAGAGCCTACCAGAGCGCGGCACCCACATAGGAGCAACAACCTACTTGAGCTACGCCCCGAACTTCCCCAGGATCGCCCCCATCACGCAGAGATAGACCAGCTGGTAACCGGTATCGATCAGGAAGGTCGAGAACTTCTTGTCGGAGTAGAGATTCGCGGTGAGGCCGAGCGGCATCGCGAAGCCGAGCCAGGCGTGGAAGCCCCAGTTGAAGCCATCCTGCCAGGAGTCGGCGCTGAGATGGTGGAGGAAGAGGGTGAGGACCGTCGCCGTGATGAACATCGCGATCAGTGAGCCACCATACGATTTCGCGGCGCCGGCCTGCATTTCCTTCAACTTCTCCGGCGAGTAGCCGTGCGCTGCCACCCAGACCTTGGCGAAGAGCAGCGGCGAATACCAGAGGGCGCCGAGGATCCAGGCGGCGAGCGTGGCGCCGGCGATGACCAGCCAGTTGAAAGATTCCATGGTGGGGCTCCGGATGGGGTAAGGTCAGTTACGCGTAGGGGCGGGGGGCTTGAGGGGGAGAAGAGACTAGAGACTAGAGACTAGAGGGTGTCATGCTGAGCGAAGCGAAGGAGCGAGGCTCCGCCCCCTCGCTGCGCTCAGGGGGACAACATCTCCGGTGCCGCGCAAGCGCGGCACCACCGGCGGAGCTCCGCCCGTTCCGATTATTTATGCGCCTTCACCACCGACTCGACGATCAGCGCGTTGATCGCGAAGCCCACGCGCAGCACGCCGTCGGTGAACGCCACCGGATCGAGCGTCATGCTCCAGTCGCCCGAGGTGCGCTGCCATTCCTTGGAAAAGCTGGTCTTGTCTTCGCTGAGCTGCTTGATGGTGCCGGCGTTCTCGGCCGCCAGGCGGGTGCCGTGCCGCTGCGCCAGGATGTAGGGCCCGCCGCCCTTGGCGTCCATCCCCTTGACCCAGGCGCCCTCGAAAATCATCGCGGGATCGGTCGAGATGCCGGCCTTGTTGGTCGAGTAGCCCGCGCGCGTCTCACCCCACATCTGCGGCACCGAGAGCGTCATCTCCGGGACGATCGCGACCAGGTTCTTCTCCTTCGCAATCCCCCGCCACGGCCACCCCGCACCCTGGATCGGGTTGTTGAACTGCTGCGCGTCGCTCGGCGCCGCAATCACATAGGTGAGCGGCGTGCCGTGACGGATCGGCAGCCCCCACTTCTCGTCGTCCTTGTCGAGGCCGCGCTTGACGACGTCGGGATGGTCCTTGAGATCGGCATAGGTCAGGACGGTGTACCCGGCCGCACGAAGCTTCGCGACAAGATCGTCCTGCAGCTTGGTGGCGAGCTCGTGCAGCATCGGCTTCTCGAGCCCGTCGACGAAGAACTTGCCGTGCGCCTGCGCCCCGCCCTTCTGCGCCCAGACCGACCCCTTCACCGAGATGACGAGATCCCACGACGGGACGAAGTAGGTGTTGAAGTTCCCGTTGAAGCCCTTGACCGTGACCCGGTCCATGTTGAGTTCGAATGGCTTCATCGCCGGGGACTGGGCGGCGAGGGGTTGGGCGAGGGCAAGGCAGGAGAGGGCCAGGGCGAGGTGGCGCATGGGAGCTCCAGAGAGATGAGGGAGACGGTAGAGGTTACTGCGAGAAGGGAGAAGGGAGAAGGGACGGGTGATGGGTGATGGGTGATGGGTGATGGGGTTGTCATCCTGAGCGGAGCGAAGGAGCGATGCTCCGCCCCCTCGCTTCGCTCAGGGTGACAACTCTCCCTCCTCCCTCCTCCCATCACCCATGACCCGTCACCCATAACCCGTCCTTCCTCCGGCCTTGCGGAAAGACCGAAAATCCGGCACAATCACCCTCCCACCATCCCCCAAGTCGCGATACCAGCCCACACCGTCCGGAATTCCGGGAGCCCGCATTGTCCACCGCAGACGACTCGAAGGACGCACTCGCGACCGCCCTGGCGGATCGCTATGAGTTGCTCCGCGAGATCGGCCGCGGCGGGATGGCCACGGTGTACCTCGCCCGCGACCTGCGCCACAACGCCCAGGTCGCCATCAAGGTGCTCCGCCCAGATATCGCGGTGTCGGCGGGCGGGACGCGCTTCGCCCGCGAGATCCAGATCACCGCAGGCTTGCAGCACCCGAACATCGTGACGGTGCTCGGCTCCGGCGAAGCAGCCGGGATGCCGTACTTCGTGATGCCGTATGTCGAAGGCGAGTCGCTCGGCCAGCGGTTGCAGCGCGAGAGCCGGCTGCCGCTGAACGAGGCGGTCCGACTCGCGGGAGAAATCGCGGAGGGACTCGCGCACGCGCACGCCGCGGGGTTCGTCCATCGCGACATCAAGCCCGGCAACATCCTGCTCTCGCACGGTCACGCGATGATCGCCGACTTCGGCGTCGCAAAGGCGCTCGAGATGTCGGCCACCGAACGGATCACCGATTCGGGGTTCGCGGTCGGCACCGTGACCTATATGAGTCCGGAGCAGGCCGGGGCACAACCGGTGGATGGCCGCGCCGACATCTATTCGCTCGCCTGCGTGTTGTATGAGGCACTCGCGGGGACGCCGCCGTTC of Gemmatimonadota bacterium contains these proteins:
- a CDS encoding DUF4160 domain-containing protein, with protein sequence MPEISRFFGIVIRMYFSDHDPPHCHATYAGEECQLRITPVGVLGGRLPPRVLALVVEWASLHEAELHANWRRLQASEPPLRIPPLE
- a CDS encoding addiction module antidote protein; the protein is MPAKMKLTRWDPVDHLRTPADMAHYLEAAIDDGDPQLITAVLGDIARAKGMTHVARESGLGRESLYKALSENGNPEFATILKVIAALGLKLKAVPVKK
- a CDS encoding zinc ribbon domain-containing protein YjdM — its product is MTDSPLPPCPSCHSVYTYENGPLLVCPECAFEWDPVLPETIPAALVVRDANGTVLADGDTVTLIKDLKLRGSSQVVKVGTKVKNIRLVDGDHNIDCRIDGVGEMGLKSEFVKKV
- a CDS encoding endonuclease/exonuclease/phosphatase family protein, which codes for MRLTSFNLRQGGSPLHWEAIIAATTPDVLLVQESKESGLPRTHWEQVPGRRWGSAVLLKRGRVTPIPIPGFTGWVVGGAWRNGYVFSVHIPPIRGNYHKSAHALLDLLRPIVAGSNVILGGDWNITAGRRRDDEARRTSKPDHEFLDRLERDFGLQSAWCIGNPGVPLAQTLRWMNAPQTPYHCDGIFVNVAKRRKVRAARVLSGAVWTRLSDHNPVVVDWG
- a CDS encoding DUF1761 domain-containing protein, translated to MESFNWLVIAGATLAAWILGALWYSPLLFAKVWVAAHGYSPEKLKEMQAGAAKSYGGSLIAMFITATVLTLFLHHLSADSWQDGFNWGFHAWLGFAMPLGLTANLYSDKKFSTFLIDTGYQLVYLCVMGAILGKFGA